In Corynebacterium aquatimens, one genomic interval encodes:
- a CDS encoding ABC transporter ATP-binding protein gives MKPDPDTPAVAMRNARARILQPVSFTLPRGSISALVGPSGSGKTTLMRMIVGTQARVDGTVHVLGLPAGHRQLRTKVTYATQQASVFDELSVRENLSYVADIYGLRRNRIDGVVDQLDLTAKIDEPVRKLSGGQRSRVSLAVALLPDPELVVLDEPTVGLDPILRAQMWDLFKELAHKGTTLIISSHILDEAEHCDNVLFIRDGKVRHTHPETIKRETGAATLEAAFVEAMTK, from the coding sequence ATGAAACCAGACCCGGATACTCCCGCAGTTGCTATGCGGAACGCGCGAGCCCGAATCCTCCAGCCTGTTTCCTTCACCTTGCCTCGAGGTTCGATAAGCGCGCTTGTCGGCCCTTCAGGATCAGGCAAGACCACGTTGATGCGCATGATCGTTGGCACGCAGGCTCGTGTCGACGGCACTGTGCACGTGCTTGGACTGCCCGCAGGTCATCGCCAACTGCGCACCAAGGTCACGTACGCAACCCAGCAAGCTAGCGTGTTCGACGAACTCTCCGTGCGAGAGAACCTTAGCTATGTCGCAGACATTTACGGGCTTCGCCGCAACCGAATCGACGGAGTGGTCGACCAGCTCGATCTGACCGCCAAGATCGACGAGCCGGTGCGCAAGCTCAGCGGTGGTCAACGCAGCCGCGTAAGTCTTGCGGTCGCCCTACTGCCAGATCCGGAACTTGTTGTCCTCGACGAGCCAACGGTCGGCCTCGACCCCATCCTGCGAGCCCAAATGTGGGACCTGTTCAAGGAGCTGGCTCACAAGGGCACCACGCTGATTATCTCGAGCCACATCCTGGATGAAGCCGAGCACTGCGACAACGTATTGTTCATTCGCGACGGCAAGGTGAGACACACGCACCCGGAAACCATCAAACGCGAAACCGGTGCAGCGACGCTTGAAGCGGCATTCGTGGAGGCAATGACCAAATGA
- a CDS encoding TetR/AcrR family transcriptional regulator — protein sequence MVNKRRGRPSEPSERRELILHAARMQFLQNGYAGTTLRAIAAEADVDHALVNYYFGSKDALFCEAVLDGLSASAILRSVSSVPELPPGQFPQLLARTFVAYCESSPFQERVLPAFRYAMKDDDTRAIVSGYFEREILAGAEELLLRLRAQHPSHPRLSTADAVVQNSIVLLGALVSRYVLQVQPHASISPDQFASVLARLIRVSLL from the coding sequence ATGGTGAATAAACGCCGCGGTCGCCCGAGCGAACCATCGGAGCGTCGAGAACTCATTCTTCATGCAGCTAGGATGCAGTTTCTCCAGAATGGATATGCAGGCACGACGCTTCGAGCAATCGCAGCTGAAGCAGACGTGGATCACGCTTTGGTGAATTATTATTTTGGCAGCAAAGATGCGTTGTTTTGCGAAGCGGTGCTCGATGGGTTGAGCGCGTCCGCGATATTGCGCTCAGTAAGTTCGGTCCCGGAACTCCCGCCTGGCCAGTTCCCTCAACTGCTTGCCCGCACGTTCGTTGCCTATTGCGAGTCGTCTCCCTTTCAAGAGCGAGTACTGCCAGCGTTTCGATACGCAATGAAAGACGACGACACCAGGGCAATCGTATCCGGTTACTTCGAGCGTGAAATTCTTGCCGGTGCCGAAGAACTCCTTCTCCGATTACGGGCACAGCATCCGAGCCACCCTCGGCTGAGCACCGCCGACGCGGTAGTGCAGAACTCGATTGTCCTGCTGGGGGCTCTGGTGTCGCGTTATGTGCTGCAGGTGCAGCCCCACGCGTCAATTTCACCCGATCAATTCGCTTCAGTTCTGGCACGCCTGATTCGAGTGTCGCTCCTGTGA
- a CDS encoding ATP-binding protein, with protein sequence MIDIDETTRVKLRALRLSTFADIYFALLNDDANADELPENIFLAAVDEALEQRRQRNVAKAIAQAHLFYPHATIADISRPSERGINERQLKRLAATKWREEPTNIHILAPTGAGKTYIACALGVEACHTGHSVAYFRLDQLTAKLAVLPTTHPDYTALMRKLINVDVLIIDDFLTMSIDLRGQEDLTKIVIERDGRLPTIIASQSTAAYWVQTMPNRIAAESLVSRLNTGLRIDIGDYDMRKALSRPTN encoded by the coding sequence ATGATCGACATCGACGAGACCACACGCGTGAAACTACGCGCCCTGCGGCTGTCAACCTTCGCCGACATCTACTTCGCCCTCCTCAACGACGACGCCAACGCAGATGAGCTTCCGGAAAACATCTTCCTCGCCGCCGTCGATGAGGCACTCGAACAACGCCGGCAACGTAACGTGGCTAAAGCAATCGCTCAAGCCCACCTGTTCTACCCGCACGCCACCATCGCAGACATCTCCCGCCCGAGCGAACGCGGTATCAACGAGCGGCAACTCAAACGCCTCGCGGCCACCAAATGGCGCGAAGAGCCCACCAACATACACATCCTCGCACCCACTGGTGCAGGAAAAACCTACATCGCCTGCGCACTCGGCGTCGAAGCCTGCCACACCGGGCACAGCGTCGCCTACTTCCGGCTCGACCAACTCACCGCGAAGCTCGCAGTCCTCCCGACCACACACCCCGACTACACCGCCTTGATGAGAAAGCTCATTAACGTCGATGTCCTCATCATCGACGACTTTCTGACCATGAGCATCGACCTGCGTGGACAAGAGGACCTCACCAAAATCGTAATCGAGCGAGACGGGCGCCTGCCGACCATCATCGCCTCACAATCCACCGCCGCCTACTGGGTGCAAACCATGCCGAACAGAATCGCGGCCGAATCCCTCGTCAGCAGACTCAACACAGGCCTACGAATCGACATCGGCGACTACGACATGAGAAAAGCTCTCAGCCGCCCCACCAACTAA
- the istA gene encoding IS21 family transposase, whose amino-acid sequence MANFKDIAVLICEGRSYSYITEVVGCSRRDVSRVQRVVKEHSLTSESLALLSPGWFDEMFPDGRSDRSKQFDQPDYRALAQRLKHNKHLTRHRLWLEYLDEEPASGLEKYKYSQFCDGLAAYVDASDLREVIEHVPGEELYVDWAGDKVGIIDRASGEVGLKASLFVAVCPYSGLLFVTAAADEKMGSWIDCHVKALEYLGACPRVIVADNASTATYRPVKNRAYRAVTAKYAEFAEYYGVTIVPARPGKPRDKASVERAVQIVYSRILGYFDNEAFFTLDELNEAIAERVEEINTALSYPDGTTRRTRYETDELPMMRPLPKDAFTSVEWKSPKVDRNWHVCCDYQYYSVPFQLVGKTLRARLTSTLVSLYDGDTLVAEHARLTGYRYRYSTDPTHGPAQGQHAPAVLSNDELLAWASSYGPATAAVITKVLNVHSAAPARGLHQARNILANLGKKHDKTTLEPACQLLLDKQLAPTISVLKRIQSDVAHNRPEPTASHTAPAAAIVDITAVADSVFIRPADYYDTTKEG is encoded by the coding sequence ATGGCCAACTTCAAAGATATTGCGGTGTTGATTTGCGAAGGCCGCAGCTATTCCTACATCACCGAAGTGGTGGGGTGTTCGCGTCGGGATGTCTCGCGTGTGCAGCGTGTTGTGAAGGAGCATTCGCTGACGAGTGAGTCGTTAGCGTTGTTGTCGCCGGGATGGTTCGATGAGATGTTTCCCGATGGGCGCAGCGATCGCTCGAAGCAGTTCGATCAGCCGGACTACCGTGCGCTGGCACAACGGTTGAAGCACAACAAGCACCTGACCCGCCACAGATTGTGGCTGGAGTACCTCGACGAAGAGCCAGCTTCCGGGTTGGAGAAATACAAATACTCCCAGTTCTGCGACGGCTTAGCAGCGTACGTGGACGCGAGTGATCTACGCGAGGTCATTGAGCATGTCCCAGGCGAAGAGCTGTACGTGGACTGGGCCGGTGACAAAGTCGGCATCATTGACCGGGCAAGCGGCGAAGTCGGGTTGAAAGCCTCGCTGTTTGTTGCGGTGTGCCCGTATTCGGGGTTGCTGTTTGTCACCGCCGCCGCGGACGAGAAGATGGGCTCGTGGATTGATTGCCACGTCAAAGCCCTGGAGTATCTCGGGGCCTGCCCCCGGGTCATCGTGGCCGACAACGCATCCACAGCGACGTACCGGCCGGTGAAGAATCGTGCTTACCGGGCGGTGACAGCGAAGTACGCCGAGTTCGCCGAGTACTACGGGGTCACGATCGTACCGGCCCGGCCGGGCAAACCGCGCGATAAAGCCTCAGTGGAGCGTGCGGTGCAGATTGTGTATTCCCGGATCCTGGGCTATTTCGACAACGAGGCGTTTTTCACACTCGACGAGCTCAACGAGGCAATCGCCGAGCGGGTCGAGGAAATCAACACCGCGTTGTCCTACCCTGACGGCACGACGCGCAGAACCCGGTACGAAACCGACGAGCTGCCGATGATGCGACCGTTGCCCAAAGACGCGTTCACCAGCGTGGAATGGAAAAGCCCGAAGGTGGATCGCAACTGGCATGTCTGCTGCGACTACCAGTACTACTCGGTGCCCTTCCAGCTCGTAGGCAAGACCCTTCGTGCGCGGTTGACCAGCACACTCGTCAGCTTGTACGACGGCGACACCCTCGTTGCCGAGCACGCCCGCTTAACCGGCTACCGCTACCGCTATTCCACCGACCCCACACACGGGCCTGCCCAGGGCCAGCACGCCCCAGCTGTGCTGAGCAATGATGAATTACTCGCATGGGCGTCCTCGTACGGGCCGGCGACGGCGGCGGTGATCACCAAGGTCTTGAATGTGCACTCGGCAGCACCAGCCCGGGGACTACACCAAGCGCGCAACATCCTGGCCAACCTCGGCAAGAAACACGACAAGACCACGTTGGAACCAGCCTGCCAATTACTGCTGGATAAACAGCTCGCCCCAACAATCAGTGTGCTCAAGCGCATCCAATCCGACGTTGCGCACAACCGGCCAGAGCCCACTGCATCACACACGGCACCCGCAGCAGCAATCGTCGACATCACCGCGGTCGCCGACTCGGTGTTCATCCGCCCAGCCGACTACTACGACACCACAAAGGAGGGCTAG
- a CDS encoding D-arabinono-1,4-lactone oxidase: MSTPLRKQPNRFSNWSGSVTSNPHAVYYPSTISEVADTIAHIPTGETLRTVGGGHSFTPVAAGGDNMMSLDELTGIISVDTERKRVRFFAGTRLYKIPELLKPFGLALANQGDVDRQSVAGAVSTSTHGTGINWTGFAGTVTGLKLVDASGQVREYSIDTNPEELRLVTVTCGALGVIVEVEMQCVDAFDLLAVESSDNFDDILDTWEERCRAVDHFECFWFPHTDDAMVKNNTRYAPGEAAEGGDPKPRTKFTQFVEDEVVGNGAFAASLAFTRRVPSMVPKLNALSTSLIANNSYRGRAHEIFISPRRVKFHEMEFAVPLAAGPDAVREIRKAINDNNWMIPFPVELRCTATDDVALSTSTGRESTYIAIHVPKYMDPSTFFPTFQDILLAHDGRPHWGKMHTLTHADFSKLYPRFDEFCTLREQMDPDRRFGSPHLNQIFG; this comes from the coding sequence ATGAGCACTCCGCTACGCAAGCAACCGAACCGCTTCAGCAACTGGTCGGGGTCGGTGACCAGCAACCCGCACGCGGTGTACTACCCGTCAACCATCTCGGAGGTCGCCGACACCATTGCGCACATCCCTACCGGTGAAACCTTGCGCACGGTTGGTGGCGGCCACTCATTCACCCCCGTTGCCGCGGGCGGCGACAACATGATGAGCTTGGATGAACTCACCGGGATTATCTCCGTAGACACCGAGCGCAAGCGCGTCCGCTTCTTCGCCGGAACGCGTCTGTACAAGATCCCTGAGCTGCTCAAACCGTTCGGCCTTGCACTGGCGAACCAGGGCGATGTGGACCGCCAATCCGTCGCGGGCGCCGTGTCAACCTCCACGCACGGCACGGGCATTAACTGGACAGGCTTCGCCGGAACCGTGACCGGCCTCAAGCTGGTCGACGCATCCGGGCAGGTCCGCGAGTACTCCATCGATACAAACCCCGAGGAACTTCGCCTGGTGACCGTGACGTGCGGTGCCCTCGGAGTCATCGTTGAGGTGGAAATGCAGTGCGTCGACGCTTTTGACCTGCTCGCGGTGGAGTCTTCCGACAACTTCGACGACATCTTGGACACCTGGGAAGAGCGCTGCCGCGCCGTGGACCACTTTGAATGCTTCTGGTTCCCACACACCGACGACGCAATGGTGAAAAACAACACCCGCTACGCCCCCGGTGAAGCTGCCGAAGGCGGCGACCCGAAGCCGCGCACCAAGTTCACCCAGTTTGTTGAAGATGAAGTCGTGGGCAACGGCGCCTTCGCCGCCTCTTTGGCGTTCACCCGCCGCGTGCCATCGATGGTGCCGAAACTGAATGCACTGTCGACCTCCTTGATCGCGAATAACAGCTACCGCGGCCGCGCACACGAGATCTTCATCTCCCCACGCCGCGTGAAATTCCACGAGATGGAATTCGCCGTACCTCTCGCCGCCGGCCCCGATGCCGTACGCGAAATCCGCAAGGCGATCAACGACAACAACTGGATGATCCCCTTCCCGGTTGAGCTGCGCTGCACCGCCACCGACGATGTGGCTCTGTCCACGTCCACCGGCCGCGAATCCACCTACATCGCGATCCACGTGCCGAAGTACATGGACCCATCTACGTTCTTCCCCACCTTCCAGGACATCCTGCTTGCCCACGACGGACGCCCGCACTGGGGCAAGATGCACACACTCACCCACGCGGACTTTTCTAAGCTCTACCCGCGTTTCGACGAGTTCTGCACACTACGTGAACAAATGGATCCGGACCGTCGCTTCGGTTCGCCGCACCTGAACCAGATCTTCGGTTAA
- a CDS encoding alanine racemase: MPSALPAPAHTLITVVNHLLKTGEITAPCAVVDVAAFDSNAQKMTARTQGLPIRVASKSLRSTHALRRALSHPGYQGILSFTLPESINLVREGFTDIVCAYPSVNVPAIREIAHDDDLRRNITLMVDSVELLDLIRSAIRDSADTSNFTQPGAPEDQALRVAIDLDCTLHLPGAVIGPRRSPIRTPEQTRALAQEITSRPELKLVGLMAYEGQVASVPDGESGIVGSVKRWLRSTSMEQLGPRRKACIEAAREFADLEFVNGGGTGSLDVSAAEGTLTELAAGSGFYTPVIFDNFADINHKPSAYFVCQVSRLPAEGWATVNSGGWIASGPAGQDRLPVPVYPAGLGYSTTEGPGEVQTPLHGHATKSLTVGDAVWFRHAKAGEMTENVDSIVAVNPDGTYEIWDTYRGKGWTCR, from the coding sequence ATGCCTTCCGCCTTGCCCGCTCCCGCGCATACGTTGATCACGGTTGTCAACCACCTACTGAAAACGGGGGAGATCACTGCTCCATGCGCGGTCGTGGACGTTGCGGCGTTTGATTCCAACGCTCAAAAAATGACCGCACGCACGCAAGGCCTTCCCATTCGCGTCGCATCGAAGTCGTTGCGCAGCACGCATGCTTTACGACGAGCTCTCTCACACCCCGGCTATCAAGGTATCTTGTCCTTCACGCTGCCGGAATCAATCAACCTTGTCCGCGAGGGCTTTACAGACATCGTCTGCGCTTATCCTTCGGTAAACGTTCCGGCGATCCGCGAAATTGCTCACGACGACGATCTGCGCCGCAACATCACGTTGATGGTCGATTCCGTAGAGCTGCTCGATCTGATCCGGTCCGCGATCCGGGACTCCGCTGATACCAGCAACTTCACGCAACCCGGCGCACCCGAGGACCAGGCCCTCCGCGTCGCAATCGATCTAGACTGCACCCTGCACCTACCCGGCGCTGTGATCGGCCCGCGGCGCTCCCCTATCCGCACCCCTGAGCAAACTCGGGCCCTCGCCCAAGAGATCACGTCGCGTCCGGAGCTGAAATTGGTGGGGCTGATGGCCTACGAAGGGCAAGTCGCATCGGTGCCGGACGGAGAATCAGGCATCGTCGGTTCAGTGAAACGCTGGCTGCGCTCAACATCGATGGAGCAGCTGGGGCCTCGTCGTAAAGCATGCATTGAGGCCGCACGCGAATTCGCGGACCTGGAGTTTGTAAACGGGGGTGGAACCGGCTCCCTGGACGTCTCCGCGGCGGAGGGAACCCTGACCGAGCTCGCCGCGGGCTCCGGCTTCTACACGCCAGTGATCTTTGACAACTTCGCCGACATCAACCACAAACCGTCCGCGTACTTCGTCTGCCAAGTCTCGCGCTTGCCCGCCGAGGGGTGGGCAACCGTCAACTCCGGCGGATGGATCGCATCTGGCCCCGCTGGCCAGGACCGACTACCGGTACCCGTGTACCCCGCGGGGCTTGGCTACTCCACCACCGAAGGCCCCGGCGAGGTACAAACACCACTTCACGGACACGCCACAAAGAGCCTCACCGTGGGTGATGCCGTGTGGTTCCGCCACGCCAAAGCCGGCGAAATGACCGAAAACGTTGATTCCATCGTGGCCGTCAACCCGGACGGCACCTACGAAATCTGGGACACATACCGAGGGAAAGGATGGACGTGCCGATGA
- a CDS encoding globin, giving the protein MSTPPSPSAPLPDDVTLFEAVGGEPFFRTLVKGFYDQVKDDDLIGPMYPEDDWDGAEDRLRWFLMQYWGGPRTYTEQRGAPMLRRRHFPFPIGTPEAERWLTLMKNSLDQFDDTELAPPFRDAIWNHVERLAYMMINKAPTNPAWL; this is encoded by the coding sequence ATGTCTACTCCCCCATCACCTTCCGCCCCGCTCCCCGACGACGTCACGCTCTTTGAGGCAGTTGGCGGCGAGCCTTTCTTCCGAACGCTGGTGAAAGGCTTTTATGACCAAGTCAAGGACGATGATCTGATCGGCCCGATGTACCCAGAAGACGACTGGGACGGTGCGGAAGATCGTCTGCGTTGGTTCCTTATGCAGTACTGGGGCGGGCCCCGCACCTACACAGAGCAGCGCGGTGCGCCCATGCTGCGTCGACGCCACTTCCCGTTCCCCATCGGGACACCTGAGGCCGAACGCTGGCTCACGCTGATGAAGAACTCGCTTGATCAGTTCGACGACACTGAGCTGGCGCCCCCGTTTAGAGACGCGATCTGGAATCACGTTGAGCGCCTCGCCTACATGATGATCAATAAGGCCCCCACCAACCCAGCCTGGCTTTGA
- a CDS encoding cystathionine gamma-synthase has protein sequence MSEPQAHSHSQTHQWGPSTNAIHAGYEPDSLYGSINIPIYASTTFAQDDLAVTRNGYEYTRVGNPTITSLEKAVAAMEGATYGVAFSSGMAAVDTVLRVLLRPGDHVVIGNDAYGGTYRLLVEIFHQWDITSTVVDLADLAAVEAAILPNTRVIWAETPTNPLLSICDIAGLAEARDRAAAALNHAEGSRERPRLVVDNTFASPYLQQPLSLGADIVLHSTTKYIGGHSDVVGGLVCSNEVALEEEFRFFFGWVGAIPSPFDTYLSGRGLKTLSVRMERHCDNAEAVAEFLQGHPAVARVRYPGLPDHPGHEIAVKQMKRFGAMVSVEMQTEEQAKALCRNTELFCLAESLGGVESLIEHPSTMTHLSVVGSALAVKPELVRLSVGIEDKEDLLADLGQALGKLG, from the coding sequence ATGAGCGAGCCTCAGGCGCACTCTCACAGCCAGACGCACCAGTGGGGGCCCAGTACCAATGCGATCCACGCTGGGTATGAGCCGGATTCCCTCTATGGGTCAATCAACATCCCGATTTACGCATCTACGACGTTCGCGCAAGATGACCTCGCGGTGACCCGCAACGGGTACGAGTACACGCGCGTGGGAAACCCCACGATCACCTCGTTGGAAAAGGCTGTTGCAGCGATGGAAGGCGCGACCTATGGCGTGGCGTTCTCTTCCGGCATGGCCGCGGTGGACACCGTGCTGCGCGTGTTGCTGCGCCCGGGCGACCACGTCGTGATTGGCAATGACGCCTACGGTGGCACCTACCGCTTGCTCGTGGAGATTTTCCACCAGTGGGATATCACGTCCACCGTTGTTGACCTCGCGGATCTGGCTGCCGTGGAAGCGGCAATTTTGCCCAACACCCGCGTGATCTGGGCGGAGACCCCAACTAACCCGCTGCTGAGTATCTGCGACATCGCTGGTCTGGCTGAGGCACGCGACAGGGCAGCCGCCGCGTTGAACCACGCCGAAGGCTCGCGCGAACGTCCGCGCCTGGTGGTGGACAACACCTTTGCGTCGCCCTACTTGCAGCAGCCGCTGTCGCTCGGCGCGGATATTGTGCTGCATTCGACGACGAAGTACATCGGCGGACACTCCGACGTGGTGGGCGGGTTAGTCTGCTCCAACGAGGTAGCGCTGGAAGAGGAATTCCGTTTCTTCTTTGGTTGGGTGGGCGCGATCCCGTCGCCGTTTGATACTTACCTGTCCGGGCGCGGTCTAAAGACGCTGAGCGTGCGCATGGAGCGCCACTGCGACAACGCGGAGGCTGTAGCCGAGTTTCTGCAGGGCCACCCTGCCGTAGCGCGGGTGCGCTACCCCGGTCTGCCGGACCACCCGGGGCATGAGATCGCGGTGAAGCAGATGAAGCGCTTCGGAGCGATGGTGTCGGTGGAAATGCAGACGGAAGAGCAGGCGAAAGCACTGTGCCGCAATACGGAGTTGTTCTGTCTGGCCGAGTCCTTGGGTGGGGTGGAGAGCCTCATCGAGCACCCTTCGACCATGACGCACCTGTCCGTGGTTGGCTCGGCGTTGGCTGTGAAGCCTGAGCTTGTCAGGCTTTCCGTCGGCATCGAAGACAAGGAAGATTTGCTGGCCGATTTGGGCCAAGCGTTAGGTAAACTCGGCTAA
- a CDS encoding GntR family transcriptional regulator encodes MPHKPAYVAIAEIFRDKVARRELTSGDKLPSERELVVEFGVARMTVRHALDILQSEGIIERRRGRSGGTFVKTQPQLVNAAEIGGIYDEACTDRVGSHTHRILANTVIDAPERVCGIFNLEAVRHVRHVEVVHLLEGRPALHEMIFLSPTAKTPVWMGGGATEDGLEATHREDVIIPSLSIATESAVLGIPEHTAVVRINRKLFSGETCIAYSTITVNRDVVQLVVHGEAEEATASRGRNQDIIQAS; translated from the coding sequence GTGCCGCACAAGCCTGCGTACGTCGCAATCGCGGAAATCTTCCGCGATAAAGTTGCCCGCCGGGAACTCACGTCAGGCGACAAGCTGCCTTCTGAACGTGAGCTCGTGGTGGAGTTCGGCGTTGCGCGCATGACGGTGCGCCATGCCCTGGATATTCTTCAATCCGAAGGCATCATTGAACGCCGCCGCGGGCGTAGCGGCGGCACGTTCGTGAAAACGCAACCTCAACTGGTCAACGCCGCGGAGATCGGCGGCATTTATGATGAGGCGTGTACGGACCGGGTCGGTTCGCACACGCACCGCATTCTGGCCAACACCGTAATTGATGCCCCAGAGCGCGTGTGCGGCATTTTCAACTTGGAAGCCGTGAGGCACGTCCGCCACGTGGAGGTCGTGCATTTGTTGGAGGGGCGCCCGGCGTTGCACGAGATGATTTTTCTAAGCCCCACAGCAAAGACACCCGTGTGGATGGGCGGCGGCGCAACAGAGGACGGGTTGGAGGCCACGCATCGCGAAGACGTGATCATTCCCTCCTTGTCTATCGCAACGGAATCCGCGGTGCTGGGAATCCCCGAACACACCGCTGTGGTGCGGATCAACCGCAAGCTGTTCTCCGGGGAGACCTGCATTGCCTATTCCACGATCACCGTGAATCGGGACGTGGTACAGCTGGTTGTCCACGGCGAAGCGGAGGAAGCCACCGCTTCCCGCGGGCGAAACCAGGACATTATCCAGGCGTCCTAG